A region from the Paenibacillus humicola genome encodes:
- the gyrA gene encoding DNA gyrase subunit A, whose protein sequence is MSMLEQFLPAFLEEVVGDRFGRYSKYIIQDRAIPDVRDGLKPVQRRILYSMYDAGNTPDKQYRKSAKTVGDVMGNYHPHGDASIYEGMVRMAQPWKMGHVLVDGHGNWGSLDDDPAAAMRYTEARLSAIAMELLRDIEKRTVQFKDNFDNSTKEPVVLPSRFPNLLVNGVSGISSGFATEIPTHNLREVIDACSALMDDPDMPLDKLMTIVKGPDFPTGGTIMGEEGIREAYETGKGRIYIRSKTSIEDLKGGRQQIVITEIPYQVVKSRLVTAMENIRIEKKVEGIAEVRDESGRGGLRIVVELKKDADAQGILAFLFKKTDLQVTYNFNMVAIVNKTPKQLGLKEMLAAYIDHQKEVVTYRTRYELEKAEDRAHVLEGLVKALNILDDVIAAIKASKNRQDAQNNLVAKFGFTERQADAILTLQLYRLTNLEITQLEKEHKETMKRIAYLRSILGSEKKLLSVIREELRDIREKYGIDRRSEIQGEVEELKVNLEVIVPSEDVFVTLSQEGYIKRTSKLSFTRSGGEIGSAGVKEGDVIRTILDVNTIDYLLLFTRKGQYYQLPVHVIPEFKWKDTGTAVVNVVPLPKDDAVVSVIPVKEFDRPGRSLVFITRKGQVKRTELKEYKSTRSTAIAAVKVADGDEVLRVDVSDGGRELLLVTRRGMSIRFAEHEVNAMGRVAAGVRGIQLKDDDEVVGAEWVSGDEGEVLVLSELGYAKRSLLIDYPIQGRGGKGVATFEFKEGKRVRSNGEYLIGAFHTKEEKTLVLLTASGVQHTVSTEKAPIEDRKSVGRSIAAVDKKDVLAAVFPKADV, encoded by the coding sequence ATGAGCATGCTGGAACAATTTTTGCCGGCGTTTCTGGAGGAGGTCGTCGGAGACCGCTTCGGGCGCTATTCCAAATATATTATCCAGGACCGCGCCATCCCCGATGTCCGCGACGGCCTGAAGCCCGTGCAGCGGCGCATCCTGTATTCGATGTACGATGCCGGGAATACGCCGGATAAGCAGTACCGCAAGTCGGCGAAGACGGTCGGCGATGTGATGGGCAACTACCATCCGCACGGCGACGCCTCGATTTACGAGGGGATGGTCCGGATGGCTCAGCCCTGGAAAATGGGGCATGTGCTGGTCGACGGCCACGGCAACTGGGGCTCGCTTGACGACGATCCGGCCGCGGCGATGCGTTATACCGAGGCGCGCCTGTCCGCCATCGCGATGGAGCTGCTCCGCGATATCGAAAAGCGCACGGTTCAATTCAAGGACAACTTCGACAATTCGACGAAGGAGCCGGTCGTGCTGCCGTCGCGCTTTCCGAACCTGCTCGTCAACGGGGTCAGCGGCATTTCGTCGGGTTTCGCCACCGAAATTCCGACGCACAATTTGCGGGAGGTCATCGACGCCTGCTCGGCGCTGATGGATGACCCGGATATGCCGCTCGACAAGCTGATGACGATTGTTAAAGGGCCGGATTTCCCGACCGGCGGGACCATTATGGGAGAAGAAGGCATTCGCGAAGCATACGAGACCGGCAAAGGGCGCATCTACATCCGCTCGAAAACGTCCATCGAGGATCTGAAGGGCGGGAGGCAGCAGATCGTCATTACGGAAATTCCGTACCAGGTCGTCAAATCGCGGCTTGTGACGGCGATGGAAAACATCCGCATCGAGAAGAAGGTCGAAGGCATTGCCGAGGTGCGAGACGAGAGCGGCCGGGGCGGGCTGCGCATCGTCGTCGAGCTGAAGAAGGACGCCGACGCGCAGGGCATTCTCGCTTTTCTGTTCAAGAAGACGGACCTGCAGGTCACGTACAATTTCAACATGGTGGCGATCGTCAACAAGACGCCGAAGCAGCTCGGCCTGAAGGAAATGCTCGCCGCCTATATCGATCACCAGAAGGAAGTCGTCACGTACCGGACACGCTATGAGCTGGAGAAGGCCGAAGACCGCGCGCACGTGCTGGAAGGGCTCGTCAAGGCGCTGAACATTCTCGACGACGTCATCGCCGCGATCAAAGCGTCGAAGAACCGCCAGGACGCCCAAAACAATTTGGTCGCCAAGTTCGGCTTTACCGAACGCCAGGCCGACGCGATCCTGACGCTCCAGCTGTACCGGCTGACGAATCTGGAAATTACGCAGCTGGAGAAAGAGCACAAGGAAACGATGAAGCGGATCGCCTATCTGCGCTCCATTCTCGGCAGCGAGAAGAAGCTGCTCTCCGTCATCCGGGAGGAGCTTCGCGATATCCGCGAAAAATACGGCATCGACCGGCGCTCGGAAATTCAGGGCGAGGTCGAGGAGCTGAAGGTCAACCTCGAGGTGATCGTGCCGTCCGAGGACGTCTTCGTTACGCTGAGCCAGGAGGGCTACATCAAGCGGACGTCCAAGCTGTCGTTTACCCGTTCGGGGGGCGAAATCGGCAGTGCCGGCGTAAAGGAAGGCGACGTCATCCGCACGATTCTCGACGTGAACACCATCGATTATTTGCTGCTGTTTACGCGCAAGGGGCAGTATTACCAGCTACCGGTGCATGTCATTCCGGAGTTCAAATGGAAGGATACCGGGACGGCCGTCGTCAATGTCGTGCCGCTGCCGAAGGACGATGCGGTCGTCAGCGTCATTCCGGTGAAGGAGTTCGACCGGCCCGGCCGCTCGCTCGTGTTCATTACGCGAAAAGGGCAGGTGAAGCGCACGGAGCTGAAGGAATACAAATCGACGCGGTCAACGGCGATCGCGGCGGTGAAGGTGGCGGACGGGGACGAGGTGCTGCGCGTCGATGTCAGCGACGGCGGACGGGAGCTGCTGCTCGTGACGAGACGCGGCATGAGCATCCGTTTCGCCGAGCATGAGGTGAACGCGATGGGGCGCGTCGCCGCCGGCGTCCGCGGCATTCAGCTGAAGGACGACGACGAAGTGGTCGGGGCGGAGTGGGTATCGGGCGACGAAGGAGAAGTGCTGGTGCTTTCCGAGCTCGGCTATGCGAAGCGCTCCCTGCTCATCGATTACCCGATTCAGGGTCGCGGCGGGAAAGGCGTCGCCACGTTCGAATTCAAGGAAGGCAAGCGTGTCCGCTCCAACGGCGAGTACCTGATCGGCGCTTTTCACACGAAGGAAGAGAAGACGCTCGTACTGCTGACCGCATCCGGCGTACAGCATACCGTCTCAACCGAAAAAGCGCCCATCGAGGACCGGAAGTCCGTCGGGCGCTCAATTGCCGCGGTCGATAAGAAGGATGTGCTTGCGGCAGTCTTTCCGAAAGCGGACGTGTAG
- a CDS encoding MarR family winged helix-turn-helix transcriptional regulator, whose translation MTKEWKLHLEEELAPGLTEGQLNVLELLYQHQPMKPSDLLAYLATTPAAITTLLDRMEKGGLVTRSRDERDRRIVWVTVTEKGEAEMTRGLEIRDAYISQALDRISAHNQHLLLYLLGKVAN comes from the coding sequence ATGACGAAGGAATGGAAGCTTCATCTGGAGGAGGAGTTGGCGCCGGGGCTGACCGAGGGGCAGCTCAATGTGCTCGAGCTGCTTTACCAGCATCAGCCGATGAAGCCGTCGGATCTGCTGGCCTACCTGGCGACGACGCCGGCGGCGATTACGACGCTGCTGGACCGTATGGAGAAGGGCGGACTTGTCACAAGAAGCAGAGACGAACGCGACCGGCGCATCGTTTGGGTAACCGTCACCGAGAAAGGCGAGGCGGAGATGACGCGCGGACTTGAAATACGCGACGCGTATATCAGTCAGGCGCTGGACCGGATTTCAGCGCATAATCAGCATCTGCTGCTATATTTGCTCGGAAAAGTCGCAAACTGA
- a CDS encoding CapA family protein, which translates to MRRFRFLLPAALLLAAAVLFGGCADGGGRAGQTGPAPNTSDGGPSGQAGAPERVSPGAPPANEGGNGGGTDAAGNGGSASAADPGNTAASGSSGTGGSPATGGGTAAGSGPNADGGSKADGGSATGRGSNANGRPAAGSGSEAGGGPASTTSDGTGQNAGAGRNPAQAGGGSDAVWVAVGDIMAHSPELPGAYDKKTDTYHFDPYFDPVRPILKQGDWTLANLETPIGGKALGLSGYPRFNAPTELAAALKNAGFTIVTNANNHALDRGAAGIARTLDALRKQKLITKGTARSKAEADELTIVTRNGIKMGLLAYTYGTNGIPLPKNQPYAVSLIDESRMVQDIRRLRAAGADFITVALHFGIEYDPMPSASQETLARRLIAAGADIIAGSHPHVVQPYETINVLEPDGTVRRGLILYSMGNFLSNQRGSTKDYGAIFKVPVHKDNRTGKTAIGQVEPIPTWVHRYESGGVFRYEVVPAQSLLAMRKSPDLKPADYDSLARNVKLLEQRLTAMPAVTVTAISPGDTPPK; encoded by the coding sequence ATGAGACGTTTCCGTTTCCTCCTTCCGGCGGCGCTGCTGCTCGCGGCGGCCGTTCTATTCGGCGGGTGCGCGGACGGCGGCGGGCGCGCCGGACAAACCGGACCGGCGCCGAATACGTCTGACGGCGGGCCAAGCGGCCAGGCCGGCGCTCCCGAACGCGTCTCGCCGGGCGCACCGCCGGCGAACGAAGGCGGGAACGGCGGCGGGACGGATGCCGCCGGCAATGGCGGATCCGCCTCCGCAGCAGATCCGGGGAACACAGCCGCAAGCGGCAGTTCCGGAACAGGCGGCAGTCCCGCAACGGGCGGCGGTACCGCAGCAGGCAGCGGCCCTAATGCCGACGGCGGCTCCAAAGCCGACGGCGGCTCCGCAACAGGCAGAGGCTCCAATGCCAACGGTAGGCCCGCAGCAGGCAGCGGCTCCGAAGCCGGCGGCGGGCCCGCCTCCACGACCTCGGACGGCACGGGCCAAAACGCCGGCGCGGGGCGGAACCCCGCTCAGGCCGGCGGCGGAAGCGACGCGGTTTGGGTGGCGGTCGGCGACATTATGGCGCATTCGCCGGAGCTGCCCGGCGCTTACGACAAAAAGACGGATACGTATCATTTTGATCCCTATTTCGATCCGGTCCGTCCGATTTTGAAGCAGGGCGACTGGACGCTCGCCAATTTGGAGACGCCGATCGGCGGCAAGGCGCTGGGCTTGTCCGGGTATCCCCGTTTCAATGCGCCGACCGAGCTCGCCGCCGCGCTGAAAAATGCCGGGTTCACCATCGTCACCAACGCCAACAACCATGCGCTCGACCGCGGCGCGGCAGGCATCGCCCGAACGCTGGACGCGCTGCGCAAACAGAAGCTCATCACGAAAGGGACGGCTCGCTCCAAGGCGGAAGCGGATGAGCTGACGATCGTGACGCGCAACGGAATCAAGATGGGGCTGCTCGCCTATACGTACGGCACGAACGGCATCCCGCTGCCCAAAAATCAGCCTTATGCGGTCTCGCTGATCGACGAGAGCCGTATGGTACAGGATATTCGCCGGCTGCGCGCAGCCGGCGCGGATTTCATTACGGTGGCGCTCCACTTCGGCATCGAATACGATCCGATGCCGAGCGCCTCCCAGGAAACGCTCGCCCGCAGGCTGATTGCGGCAGGCGCCGACATTATTGCCGGCTCTCATCCGCATGTCGTCCAGCCGTACGAGACGATCAACGTGCTGGAGCCGGACGGAACCGTTCGCCGCGGGCTTATTCTTTATTCGATGGGCAATTTTTTATCCAATCAACGCGGCAGTACGAAGGACTATGGCGCCATTTTCAAAGTTCCCGTCCATAAAGACAATCGGACCGGGAAAACGGCCATCGGGCAGGTGGAACCGATTCCGACCTGGGTGCACCGGTACGAAAGCGGCGGCGTCTTTCGCTACGAGGTCGTTCCGGCCCAGTCGCTGCTCGCTATGCGGAAGTCGCCTGACCTGAAGCCGGCGGATTATGATTCGCTGGCTCGGAACGTCAAACTGCTGGAGCAGCGTTTGACCGCCATGCCCGCCGTCACAGTCACGGCTATAAGTCCGGGCGATACGCCGCCCAAATAA
- a CDS encoding RluA family pseudouridine synthase, whose translation MAGGQRPVYDEQPEVLYEDNHLLAVVKPPGMLSQADDTGEPDMVTWLKADLKRRYSKPGNVFVGLVHRLDRPVGGAMLFAKTSKAASRLSESVRSRAFGKWYLAVALGAPAAPEGALKHYLRKDAARNIVTVHERPAADAKEALLDYTVVKVRKPCSLIAVRLHTGRPHQIRAQLSHIGCPLAGDRKYGAPAAEGERDIALWSVCVGVPHPVSKEWLAFRSLPPQAGEWARFEPDDFERALALTGEERLT comes from the coding sequence GTGGCCGGCGGACAACGGCCGGTTTATGACGAACAGCCGGAGGTGCTGTACGAGGACAATCATCTCCTCGCCGTCGTCAAGCCGCCCGGCATGCTTTCGCAGGCGGATGACACCGGCGAGCCGGACATGGTCACCTGGCTCAAGGCAGATTTGAAACGCCGCTATTCGAAGCCCGGCAATGTATTCGTCGGGCTCGTCCATCGTCTCGACCGGCCGGTGGGCGGCGCGATGCTGTTCGCCAAAACGTCCAAAGCCGCTTCGCGGCTGTCGGAATCGGTGCGCAGCCGCGCTTTCGGCAAATGGTACCTTGCCGTCGCGCTCGGCGCCCCTGCGGCGCCCGAGGGCGCTTTGAAGCATTATCTGCGCAAAGACGCCGCACGCAATATCGTGACCGTCCACGAGCGTCCGGCCGCGGACGCCAAGGAGGCGCTGCTGGACTATACCGTCGTGAAGGTCCGCAAGCCCTGCTCGCTGATCGCAGTTCGTTTACATACCGGCCGGCCGCACCAGATCCGCGCACAATTGTCGCATATCGGCTGCCCGCTCGCGGGCGACCGCAAATACGGCGCTCCCGCCGCCGAAGGCGAACGCGATATTGCACTGTGGTCTGTCTGCGTCGGCGTCCCGCATCCGGTATCGAAGGAATGGCTGGCTTTCCGGTCGCTTCCGCCCCAAGCCGGAGAATGGGCCCGCTTCGAACCGGACGACTTTGAGCGGGCGCTGGCGCTTACAGGCGAGGAACGGCTGACATGA
- a CDS encoding class I SAM-dependent methyltransferase: MYIADQWNDYELLDTGGGEKLERWGRFVLRRPDPQIIWPIESERGVWTSADGHYHRSTSGGGEWEFRTKMPERWTVSYGGELKFHIRPTNFKHTGLFPEQAVNWSWMMDKIRSAGRPVRVLNLFAYTGGATVAAAAAGAEVCHVDAAKGMVQWAKENAELSGLENRTIRYITDDVFKFVQREQRRGRQYDAIIMDPPSYGRGPNGEMWKLEQNLFPFLDFCTTILSPDPLFMLVNSYTTGLSPAVLHNLLHLTVGRRHGGRISSGEIGLPITASGLTLPCGILGRWEAE; the protein is encoded by the coding sequence ATGTACATCGCTGATCAATGGAACGACTACGAGCTGCTCGATACGGGAGGAGGAGAAAAGCTCGAACGGTGGGGGCGGTTCGTACTGCGCCGCCCGGACCCGCAAATCATCTGGCCGATCGAAAGCGAGCGCGGAGTATGGACAAGCGCCGACGGTCATTACCACCGCAGCACTTCGGGCGGCGGCGAGTGGGAATTCCGCACGAAAATGCCCGAGCGCTGGACGGTGTCGTACGGCGGCGAGCTGAAATTCCATATCCGCCCCACCAACTTCAAGCATACCGGCCTCTTCCCTGAGCAGGCCGTCAACTGGAGCTGGATGATGGACAAGATCCGCAGCGCCGGGCGGCCGGTCCGCGTGCTTAACCTGTTCGCCTATACGGGCGGCGCGACCGTCGCTGCCGCGGCGGCCGGTGCGGAGGTCTGCCACGTGGATGCGGCAAAAGGCATGGTTCAATGGGCGAAGGAGAACGCCGAGCTCTCCGGCCTCGAAAATCGTACGATCCGTTATATTACCGATGACGTGTTCAAATTCGTCCAGCGCGAGCAGCGGCGCGGACGCCAGTACGACGCCATCATTATGGATCCGCCGTCTTACGGACGCGGGCCGAACGGGGAAATGTGGAAGCTTGAGCAGAACCTGTTCCCCTTCCTCGATTTCTGCACGACGATTTTGTCGCCGGATCCGCTTTTCATGCTCGTCAATTCGTATACGACCGGCCTTTCGCCTGCAGTGCTGCACAATCTGCTTCATTTGACGGTCGGACGCAGGCACGGCGGCAGGATCAGCAGCGGCGAAATCGGCCTGCCGATTACCGCTTCCGGCCTGACGCTCCCCTGCGGCATATTGGGCCGCTGGGAGGCGGAATAA
- a CDS encoding response regulator transcription factor: MNGSTILVVDDEPDITELISLYLERESYDVHMTGDGEEAIVLAERLQPDLIILDILLKSLDGIEVCKRIRAFSDVPVLFISCKDDDTDIIHGLAVGGDDYITKPFSPSQLVARVKAHLRRQQANEQRQAGREAGERLTFDGLTIDLPSRTVIAGGKEAALSAKEFDLLVQLAQSPNRAYALDDLYHTVWGHDSMGDTRTLMVHISNLRKKIEPDPANPVYVVTVRGVGYKFNAKEGNTHVHR, from the coding sequence ATGAACGGCAGCACAATATTGGTCGTTGATGATGAGCCCGATATTACCGAGCTGATTTCGTTATATTTGGAACGCGAAAGCTATGACGTCCACATGACCGGGGACGGCGAAGAAGCGATCGTGCTCGCGGAACGGCTGCAGCCCGATTTGATCATCCTGGATATTCTGCTGAAAAGCCTGGACGGCATCGAAGTGTGCAAGCGGATTCGCGCCTTTTCCGACGTGCCGGTCCTGTTTATCAGCTGCAAAGACGACGATACCGACATTATACACGGTCTGGCGGTCGGCGGCGACGATTATATCACCAAGCCGTTCAGCCCGAGCCAGCTGGTCGCCCGCGTCAAGGCTCATCTGCGCAGGCAGCAGGCCAACGAACAGCGGCAGGCGGGCCGGGAAGCCGGAGAGCGGCTGACGTTCGACGGCCTTACGATCGATCTGCCTTCCCGGACGGTGATTGCCGGAGGGAAGGAAGCAGCGCTGTCGGCGAAGGAGTTCGACCTGCTCGTCCAATTGGCGCAGTCGCCGAACCGCGCCTATGCGCTGGACGACCTGTACCATACCGTATGGGGCCACGACAGCATGGGCGATACGCGTACGCTCATGGTGCATATCAGCAATCTGCGCAAAAAAATCGAGCCCGATCCCGCCAATCCCGTCTATGTTGTAACGGTGCGCGGCGTAGGTTACAAATTCAACGCCAAGGAAGGAAACACGCATGTACATCGCTGA
- a CDS encoding sensor histidine kinase, producing MRTIRRRIVFVAYIGLFAWLLAGCSQTSEPVLPKAQQGVLDLRQWSFQNDGSVPLEGEWTFYTSRLLLPEQAAPAGDGRTVRMPGSWNSEPEAYGIKAGEGFGTYRLTVLVRPDEHVLALRIPSILSAYKLWINGDLVASEGEVGQSRETSKPEQYPRIVSFGGKTDKLELTIQVSNFYHRIGGMRTGFLLGESDPVVGGQLRSTVENMIILGSLFIVGLYHVGLYAFRRRESFTIHFGMLCLLVAARNGVTGDAYLIQLFDLPWAPAIKLEYLSFALSAVAGFMYVYRLFPLEVSKWAARAVIGIGVALSLFVLSSPSIAFTRMLPLFQLFVLGVSLYALAVLVFACMRRRDGSFFVLTGVAVFVVAILHDIFLYNEWYGTKQMVPLGLFFFILMQSFIISSRFSSALNRVETVSSELRELNAHLEERIEERTETLRRTNETLELTNAELAKMETSRRHLMTNISHDLRTPITLLQGYLEAMRDGVVRTEEQQQKYVRMMLGKVGGLNRLIGDLFELAKLEAGQFQFDFMPISAKKWMERLCDQYEIDVRSAGIAFDCTFRSGNGPAAPIGPQAVVLRLDLARMDRVIANLVYNAVKHTKAGGKITLSFAYERQTGRITLRIDDTGSGIEAEHLPYIFDRFYMKDRSRNSAQGGSGLGLAIAKEIVEAHGGTIGADSIPGEGTSIRIVLPAKLTL from the coding sequence GTGCGGACCATACGCCGCAGAATCGTATTCGTTGCCTATATCGGCTTGTTTGCCTGGCTGCTGGCCGGCTGCTCGCAGACGAGCGAGCCGGTTCTGCCGAAAGCGCAGCAGGGCGTTCTCGATCTGCGCCAATGGTCGTTCCAAAATGACGGCAGCGTGCCGCTCGAAGGCGAATGGACATTCTATACAAGCCGGCTGCTGCTGCCGGAGCAGGCGGCTCCCGCCGGCGACGGGCGCACCGTCCGGATGCCGGGCTCGTGGAACAGCGAGCCTGAAGCGTACGGCATCAAAGCGGGTGAGGGCTTCGGCACTTACCGGCTGACGGTGCTGGTCCGTCCGGATGAGCACGTGCTCGCGCTGCGCATTCCGAGCATTTTAAGCGCCTATAAGCTGTGGATCAACGGCGACCTGGTCGCTTCGGAAGGAGAGGTCGGGCAAAGCCGGGAGACGTCGAAGCCCGAGCAGTATCCCCGCATCGTTTCGTTCGGCGGGAAAACGGACAAGCTGGAGCTGACCATTCAGGTGTCCAATTTTTATCATCGCATCGGGGGAATGCGGACCGGTTTCCTTCTGGGCGAAAGCGACCCTGTCGTCGGCGGGCAGCTGCGGTCGACGGTGGAGAATATGATCATTCTCGGCAGCCTGTTTATCGTCGGGCTGTACCATGTCGGGCTGTACGCGTTCCGCCGGCGGGAGAGCTTCACCATCCATTTCGGCATGCTCTGCCTGCTTGTCGCGGCGCGCAACGGCGTGACCGGAGACGCTTATTTGATCCAGCTGTTCGACCTTCCCTGGGCGCCCGCGATCAAACTGGAATATTTGTCGTTTGCACTCAGCGCCGTCGCGGGCTTCATGTACGTGTACCGGCTGTTTCCTTTGGAAGTGTCCAAGTGGGCGGCCAGAGCCGTCATCGGAATCGGCGTGGCGCTCAGCCTGTTCGTCCTAAGCTCCCCGTCCATCGCATTTACCCGGATGCTGCCGCTGTTTCAGCTGTTCGTGCTGGGCGTCAGCCTCTATGCGCTTGCCGTGCTCGTTTTTGCCTGCATGCGCCGCAGGGACGGCTCCTTCTTCGTGCTTACGGGCGTGGCCGTGTTTGTCGTCGCGATTTTGCACGATATTTTCCTGTATAACGAATGGTACGGTACGAAACAGATGGTGCCGCTCGGCTTGTTTTTTTTCATCCTGATGCAGTCGTTTATTATATCGAGCCGGTTTTCCAGCGCCTTGAACCGGGTGGAGACGGTGTCCAGCGAGCTGAGGGAGCTGAACGCGCACCTGGAGGAACGAATCGAGGAGCGGACGGAGACGCTGAGGCGCACGAACGAGACGCTGGAGCTGACCAACGCGGAGCTTGCGAAAATGGAAACGTCGCGCAGGCATTTGATGACCAATATATCGCACGATTTGCGGACCCCGATCACCCTGCTGCAGGGCTACCTGGAAGCGATGCGGGACGGGGTCGTCCGCACGGAGGAGCAGCAGCAGAAATATGTCCGGATGATGCTCGGCAAGGTCGGGGGCCTCAACCGGCTGATCGGCGATTTGTTCGAGCTTGCGAAGCTGGAAGCCGGACAATTTCAGTTCGATTTTATGCCCATCTCGGCGAAAAAATGGATGGAGCGGCTGTGCGATCAATACGAAATCGACGTGAGAAGCGCGGGAATCGCATTCGATTGCACCTTCCGGAGCGGAAACGGGCCGGCGGCGCCGATCGGGCCGCAGGCTGTCGTGCTGCGGCTCGATCTTGCCCGGATGGATCGGGTTATCGCCAATCTGGTCTATAATGCGGTCAAGCATACGAAGGCGGGAGGAAAAATAACGCTTTCATTTGCGTACGAGCGGCAGACCGGCCGAATTACGCTGCGGATCGACGATACCGGCAGCGGGATCGAGGCGGAGCATCTTCCTTATATTTTCGACCGGTTCTACATGAAGGACAGATCGCGCAACTCGGCGCAGGGCGGCAGCGGCCTGGGGCTGGCCATCGCAAAAGAAATCGTGGAAGCGCACGGAGGGACAATCGGCGCGGATAGCATTCCCGGCGAGGGCACGTCCATCCGGATCGTGCTGCCTGCCAAATTGACGCTTTAA
- a CDS encoding helix-turn-helix domain-containing protein — translation MTMGDRLRELRLKMNLSQEEVARQIGITRSAYSHYEINNRQPVYETLKKLAALFGVSLDYIIGGDQTRTETHVSPEAIEMIRLLNSMDQDKRKQSIDKMMAVIKQSETI, via the coding sequence ATGACAATGGGAGACCGTCTGAGAGAGCTCAGACTGAAGATGAACCTGTCCCAGGAAGAAGTCGCCCGGCAGATCGGTATAACCCGTTCCGCTTACAGTCATTATGAAATCAATAACCGGCAGCCGGTTTATGAAACGCTGAAAAAGCTGGCCGCTTTATTCGGCGTTTCGCTCGACTATATCATCGGCGGCGATCAAACGAGAACCGAAACGCACGTGTCGCCGGAGGCGATCGAAATGATCCGGCTTCTGAACAGCATGGATCAGGATAAGCGTAAGCAGTCCATCGACAAAATGATGGCCGTCATCAAGCAGAGCGAAACGATTTAA
- a CDS encoding response regulator transcription factor, whose translation MGKIRVLIADDNSFIREGMKIILNSFGDFEVLATVCDGKEAVDYCRSHEVDVALLDVRMPNMNGVEAVRALTAETAVKPLILTTFDDDEFIVDAVRYGAKGYLLKNTDPERIRDAIRSVYNGQSVLQDEVLDKIKSTLIPDRKPAASQAGEPPIDRSLFTDRELDIMALIAKGLSNKEISKRLFISEGTTANYITSVLNKTGLEHRTQIAIYYLTGSTGGDRPSE comes from the coding sequence TTGGGAAAAATCAGAGTTCTGATCGCGGACGACAATTCCTTTATTCGCGAAGGGATGAAAATCATCCTGAACAGTTTCGGCGATTTCGAGGTGCTCGCGACGGTATGCGACGGCAAAGAGGCGGTTGATTACTGCCGCAGCCACGAGGTCGACGTCGCGCTGCTCGATGTGCGGATGCCGAACATGAACGGCGTTGAAGCAGTGCGGGCGCTTACGGCGGAAACGGCGGTCAAGCCGCTTATTTTGACGACGTTTGACGACGACGAATTCATTGTCGACGCGGTCAGGTACGGCGCCAAGGGATACCTGCTTAAAAACACCGATCCGGAACGGATCCGCGACGCGATCAGAAGCGTGTACAACGGTCAAAGCGTGCTGCAGGACGAAGTGCTCGACAAAATCAAGTCGACGCTTATCCCCGACCGAAAACCGGCCGCTTCGCAGGCCGGCGAGCCGCCGATCGACCGGAGCCTCTTCACCGACCGGGAGCTGGACATTATGGCGCTGATCGCAAAGGGCTTATCCAACAAGGAAATTTCGAAACGCCTGTTTATTTCGGAAGGCACGACCGCCAATTATATCACATCGGTGCTGAATAAAACCGGGCTGGAGCATCGGACGCAGATCGCCATCTATTATCTTACCGGCTCGACGGGCGGCGACCGTCCAAGCGAATAA